TCTGGTTTACGATGGCACCGGCAAGGCCGAAGGGGTGAAGATCTATATCGACGGCGCTGCCCAGGAAGTCGAAATCGTCACGAACAAGCTGGCCAATTCGATTCGCACCACTGTTCCTTTGAAGCTGGCGCAGCGGAACACAGGCTCACGCGTTGACGATTTATCGCTGCAAGATCTGCGGCTCTACAATCGTGCTCTGCAGCCGGGCGAGGTGGCGCAACTGGCGACCGCCACGCGTGCCGCGTACCTGGTAGCCAAGCCGGCCGAAGGACGAAGCCCGAGCGAGGTCGAAGAGTTATACGCTTGGTGGCTGGACGGCGTCGATGCGAGCCATCAACAACTGGTCGCGCGAAAGCGCGAGTTATCGGCCACCGAGGCGGCCATCAAGACGCGGGCCACGATCGCCCACGTCGCGCAAGAGAAGGGGGACGCTGCCCCGACGGCATACATTCTGTACCGCGGCGACTATGACAAACGTCGCGATGAGGTAAAGGCCGACACGCCGGACATACTCCCGCCATTTCCGGCCGAACTGCCGAAGAACCGCCTGGGCTACGCCCAATGGCTGCTGCGGCCCGAGCATCCGCTTACGGCGCGCGTGACGGTCAATCGTTTCTGGCAAGAGGTTTTCGGCGCGGGCCTGGTGAAAACAACCGGCGAGTTCGGCGTGGCCGGCGAATTGCCATCGCATCCGGAATTGCTGGATTGGATGGCACTCGAGTTCCGCGACCACGGCTGGGACATGAAGCGCTTCTTCCGCGAACTAGTCTTGTCGGCCACGTATCGGCAGTCGGCCGCGACGACGCCCGAGAAACTCGAGAAAGATCCGCAGAACAAGTTGCTGGCGCACGGTCCACGCTTCCGCATGGATGGCGAGATGGTGCGCGATTATGGCTTGGCCGCGAGCGGCCTGCTGGTGCGCAAGCTGGGAGGCCCAAGCGTACGCCCGTATCAGCCTGAGGGGGTGTGGGAGGCGGTGGCCATGATCGGCAGCAACACGCGCGACTACAAGCAAGACTCGGGCGACAATTTGTATCGCCGCAGCATGTACACGTTCTGGAAGCGGGCGGCCCCGCCGGCTTCGATGGATATTTTCAACGCCCCCAGCCGCGAACAATGCACCGTGCGCCGCGAGCGAACAAACACACCGCTGCAAGCGTTGGCCACGCTTAACGATCCGCAATGCGTCGAGGCTGGGCGGCGTCTGGCTGAACAGACTTTGCGTGACGGTGGGGACAGCGACGTGACCCGCATCGACTATATGTCGCGACGGATCCTGGGCCGTACGTTCACGGCCGAAGAACGTCCGCTGGTCGAGAAGTCGCTGGCATCGCTAACGGCCTATTATCGAGACCACGCTGACGACGCTCAGCAATTGGTCACGTTCGGCGAGTCGAAGCCGGACGCCGGACTCGACGTCCGCACGCTGGCCGGCTGGACGATGTTATCGAACGAGTTGTTGAATTTGGATGAAGTATTGAACAAGTAGTCGCTGGTAGCCAGTAGTTGGTAGTCAGCGTTCGAAGCGGGCTACCAACTTCTAGCAACCGACTACTAGTTACTAATTCCCGAGGTTCCTATGCATCCGCTTTTTGAAGAATGGGTTCGTAGCGAGACGCGTCGCCAGTTCTTTCGGCGTGGTGCTAATGCGCTCGGGTCGGCGGCGCTGGCGTCGTTGCTGGGGGGCGGGCTGTCGCGCGCCGCGGCGAACACTGCGTCTGTCGCGGGCGACGGGCACATTCCTCTCGGTCCGCACTTTGCCCCCAAGGCGAAGCGGGTGATCTATCTGCATATGGTTGGCGGTCCTGCGCAGATGGACCTGTTTGACTATAAGCCCACGATGCAGGAATGGTTCGATAAGGACCTGCCGGAATCGATCCGGATGGGGCAGCGCCTGACGACGATGACCTCGGGCCAAAAGCGGTTTCCGATTGCGCCGTCGAAATTCAAGTTTGCGCAATACGGTCGCAGCGGGATGTGGGTTAGCGAGCTGTTGCCGAACCTGGCGAAGTGCGTCGACGACATCTGCTTCATCCGCAGCATGCGGACCGACGCAATCAATCACGAGCCGGCGATCAGCTATATGCAGACCGGCAATCAGATCACCGGGCGTCCCTGCCTGGGATCGTGGGTGTCGTACGGTCTAGGATCGATGAACCAGGACTTGCCGACGTTCGTGGTGCTGGTGGCCAAGCCAACCAATACCGAGCAAGTGCAGGCGATCTCAGCCCGGCTGTGGTCGGCCGGTTACCTGCCGGGCGAGCATGCGGGCGTTTCGTTCCGTGCCGGCGGCGACCCGATTCTGTACATCAATAACCCGCCGGGCGTTCCTTCGACCGTGCGACGCGATACGCTCGACGGACTGCGGGCATTGAACGAGCTGAATTACAGCCAGGTGGGCGATCCGGAAACGCACACGCGCATCCAGCAGTACGAGCTGGCGTTCCGCATGCAATCGAGTGTGCCGGAGCTGACGAACATCAATGACGAGCCGGAGTCGACGTTCAAGCTGTACGGCGACACGGCGCGCAAGCCGGGCAGCTTCGGCCATACCGTGCTGCTTGCGCGGCGCATGGTCGAGCGCGGCACACGGTTCGTGCAGGTGTATCTCAACAACTGGGATACGCACGGCAACGTGGCCGGACGATTGCCGGATCAGTGCCGCGATATCGACCAACCGTGTTATGGTTTGATCCAGGATTTGAAAGCGCGCGGGTTGTTCGACGATACGTTGATCATCTGGGGTGGCGAATTCGGCCGCACGATCTATTCGCAGGGAGGTCTGAGCAAAGACAACTACGGCCGCGATCATCATCCTCGCTGCTTCACCATGTGGATGGCGGGCGGCGGTGCCAAGGGAGGCACGGTTTACGGCGAGACGGACGAGTTCTCGTACAACATCGTGCGTGATCCGGTTCACGTACGCGACTTCCACGCCACGGTGCTGAAGCTATTGGGCTTCGACCACGAGCGGTTCACGTACCATTTTCAGGGGCTGGATCAGCGACTGACGACGGTCGAGCTGGCCCATGTAATTCCGGAACTGTTGGCGTAGCGCGGACCCGTTAGTTTACGGTCAGCTTTGATTCATCCCCGTCGAACGTGCAGAGGGGAATGGTTTGGCCGCGCTGGTAGATGCCGGAAGTGATTTGCGGCTTGAACACGTCGGCAATTGTCTTGCCTGGGGGCAGGAAATAAAGCGCTGGGCCGCCCGCGGAGCTGCCATTGGCTCCGTTTACTTTGATCAGGTAGCGGCATTTCGTTTCGGCATCGCTTTTCGCAGCAACGGCGTCGACGGCGATCAGTACACTGGATCGCGTCAGGCCGCCGCGATCCAGCGTACTCGAACTTTGGACAATGCTGTTGTTGTGCCCGCTGGTAACGTTCAACTGAGCATTGCCCAAGGTTTCGATCACGATCTCGTACACCGCAGGACCATCGCGCGACAGCTCTCGTACGAGAATTCGGCACTCGTTGGCGGTGAGCGGGGCGATGCTGGCGGCCAGCCCGTGGGCAGTGGCGATTGATTTGATCTGACGTAATTCTCGCCGCTGCTGGAAAGTCGCCAGCAAGAGCGCCACGATGACGAGACCCACGAAGAGTGTGCCCGTGCCAAAATTCCATGGGCGAGTTGACGGCGACTCGATTGCGCGAGGCTCACTTTCGTCGGTCAAGGTTAAGGACCTTTTGTGCGGATGATCGAATGACAGTGCCGGATCTTGCCATACCGCAACGAGCGGCTGCCCGCAGCGATGAGCATCACTCCCGCCGACAATGCCAGGGCCAGCGTTGCCGGTTCGGGTACGGATGTCGTACTGCTGGCCGACGCACGGCTTTGCAACCAGTTCGACGAAATCAGGGCCAGATCCTGCGCGTTGACCAGCCCATCGCCGTTAACGTCTCCCGAGATGTTGCTGCCGAAGTGCAGCCAATTGCTCGAAGCGAGCGCCAGATCTTGGCCGTTCACGATGTTGTCGTTGTTCGTGTCGCCGGCGATCGAGGGGGTGGGGGCGTAGCTGATCACGTAATTCGAGTAGGGGCCGATCGTGGCGGCCAGCGTGTCGGACCCTGCGTAGGTCAGCCCGGCGTGTTGCAAGATCTGGGCTTCGCTGAATAGCGGTATGCCGGCGTTATAGCCGGTATCGAGCGCTTGCATCAGCACGTTCCCCAGCACGCCTTGCAAGGTGGTGTAGGCGTGAATGCCATCGGCGCAAAACCCGGCCTGCGATGACGAACTGCTGGTGGTTTGCGTGAGATTGATCGGCACGCCGCCGATCGAGACCGACGTATGGAACGCCCCTTCCTGACCGAACGTGGCGTTGATCAGGCCCGACAAGTCGGCCACCACGATTCCGTCGCCGTGCGCCGTGGCCTTGATGCCGGCGTTGACGCGCGTCAGCACGCTGGCGACCAGTTCCCGCTTGCTGGCGTCGGGATAAACGGATTGCACATAGGGTGTAATGCCATAGTCCGGCACTGTGGCGACAACCGCCTTCACGCCGGTCGGCAGGATATCCGAGAGGGCCGTGCCAGTATTGCTGACGACCGAACTGACGTAATTGTTGATCTGCGTCGTGGTCCAGGTGCCGTTGTAGATATTGTTGTAGGCCGTGCTGCCGGGGGCGAAATCGTTGGCTCCGATCATCAGCACGGCGTAGTCGATACCGTAACCGCCGGCGTTGGGAATCTGCGCGGCCAGACCAGTCGCTTGTCCGCCGGAGAGCACCGTGCCGGTGGTGGCGCCGGCCAGGGCCCAATTCTGGTTGAAGCCCTGGTTGCGAGGGGCCGCGTTGACCGTATTTACGCCGACGTTGACGTAATTGCTCGTGGCAAATTGCTCGACCCAGTTCTGCGCGTAGGGGCGGCCGTTGTACTGGTATTCGTCGCTGAGACTGTCCCCCATCACGCCAAGCGTAACGCCCGCGGAAGCGGCCGCAGGCGCTCGTAGGCAAAGAATTGTGATCCCAGAAACCACGCATATGAGGTGAATGCGTTGGCGCATGGCATGTGCTCCGCCGGCGTGGCCGAATTGACCTGTCGAGTCCTGATGCGCGACTCGTCTGCGCATGAGGTTAAGCCGCGTACGGCGCCAAAGCAATCATCGCGACGTAGCTACTCGGCCGTCAGCCAGCTGAACTTCCACAGGGGATTGCCGCATTGTCGGCATTCTTCGCCGTTTTCGAGCAGGGCGCCGCGGCATTCGGTGCAGTCTGCCAGGTTGGGCAGCACGTCGCGCTGTTGCTTCCGGCCTGCGGCAGCATCGCTCGCGCCGCCGAAGGCGATCGCGGTGGCAATTTCGACCGCCAAAGGAAACAGGCGAAATAGTGCCAGCGGAGCTTGGGCCGCCTGGGGCAGGGCCCGCTGTAATGCCGTCTCGAAAGAAAGCCGGCGGGCATCCGCAGGCTGCGCCTTGTAAACCGCGAGCCGCGAAATAACGGCCGGCTCGTTCCGCCGCTCGGGCAGGCGCACCGCGACGAGCCACCGTGTGAACCAGTCGTCCGCGGTGTGCAGATACTTGTGCGCGTGCGCGGCCTCGGCCACTTGCACGATTTGCAGTAGCTCGATTTCCAGCGTTGCGATCGCGTGCCCCTGCACGAACGACGTCGGCATGATCATCGAATCGACGCCATACATCGTGCCCGGCTCGATCGCCACGCGGTCGACCATCAGGTCCGAGAGCGTATCCATGCCGGCCAGCAAGCTGGCGACGACGCGAGCGCCGTCGCTGCGCGATTCGTGCGTGTTGAATTCGTGAACCGCTTTGAACTGCGAAGTCGTTGGGGGACTCGCCATGATCGCGCTCCTTGAAAAAGAACGCCGGACGTGCTGCTAAAAGTTAGTGTAGCGAGCCACGGCGGCAGCAGCGAATCTCCAGGCAATTTGTGACAATTCCTGTCGCAGCCCATACTCTCGGAATAATGCCGCCAGAGCCTGGGGACTGTGTTCCATTTGTACCGACGGTGAGGGGCAAAGACCGGCCGATCACGGTGGCGACCGCGACTTTTTGGCCTCGCTGTTCCGTCAATTTCGGTAGCAAGCTATATAACCTTGGACTTTTCGCGGCAATCACCAGGGTAGTGAGCCATGGCCATTGAATTGGAAGAAAAGCGGGCGTTGCGAAGTGCCTTGCGGCCGATTCTGATCGAGGCGCGAGAAGATGATGCGCGCGAAGTTCCGGTCGGCGTGCGCTATCCTTTTTTCCGCCCCGTTACGATCGTGCTCGACGAAAATTCTCGCGTGTCGGCCTTCAGCCGCGACCTCTCACCGCATGGCATTGGACTTATGCACCCGGTTTCGCTGCCGCTGGAAGAGGTCGAGATCCGCATCGCGACTGGCCGTGGTTATTACGTCAAAGTGCGCACGTTGATCACGTCGTGCCGGCCCTGCGGCGACGCGTGTTATGTCAGCCGTGGCAACTTCGTGTCGATCCCGGCAGTAGGCGATAAATAAGCCGGACGCGATGGCCTGCGACTGCGAGCATCGTATTTGACTTTCATTAACTGTCGCGCATGCTTACGTGCTGGCCGCGACTGCGTCGATTGCCGCTGCCACAAGCCGCCGGGGTTTCCTTTGCCCTCCGCGCGGCTCTTTTTATGCGCGTGCGCCGAGCCCGAGCACAGGAACCACGCCTTACGGCGTCGTCTTTGCCGGCGCTTCGCGCTTCTGCGCTAGCAGCCACTCGTAGAGTTCAGGATTCTCGTAAGTGGCCGTCCAGGAGTCGTGCAGGGCGTCGGGATAGACGGTTAGCTTTACGTTCCCCTTGGCCTTCTGCAGAGCCTCGACCAATTCTTCCGAACGACGCAGCGGCACGACAGGATCCTTTGCGCCGTGGAACGCCCAAATCGGCATCTTCGTCAAACGACGCGCGGAAAGCATCTCGCCGCCACCGCATATCGGAACGATCGCGGCGAACCGATCAGGCTGGTAGGCGGCCAGTGCCCAAGTGCCGAAGCCACCCATGCTGAGGCCCGTTAAATAGATACGATCCTGATCGACCTTGTAGCGCGAGGAAAGATCATCGACCAGTGCCGACAATTCGCGCAGCTGCCAGCTCCACCAACTGTCCTTGGTGCATTGCGGACTGGCCACGATAAATGGGAAGTCCTTGCCCGCGTCGATCAACTTCGGGGGCCCATGCTTCTTGACCAGGTCCAAGTCGGCGCCACGCTCGCCGGCGCCGTGCAGGAAGATGACCAGCGGCCACGATTTCTGATTGTCGTAATCCTTGGGCAGGTACAGCAGGTAGTCGAGCTTCACCGGCACCTGCGTCTCGAGTTGGGCAGGGCGTTGGCCCGTCTCTTCGGCGCTGGTCCGTGGGGCACCGAATCCAAGCAAGAAGGCGAACGCGAAAAGCAATGATGTTTTGCGCATGATCAAACCTGGGGCGAACGTGCGAAATGGGAATTTAGGGCGACAGATTCAGGCCCGATCATAGCCGCCCGGCGATGCGATTTCGACCGTTGCCCGATTGGACATGGGGTAACGCGTGTGCGAGCATACTTCGACGGTTCTTTCGCGACGCCGCGTTCGGCGGCAGCAGGTGAGGGAAGTTCGCGGTTTCGGGTGTGAGCACAGCCCAGCGAGGTTAAAATCGATGCAATTCAAGGTCGCACATCGCGCGTCGTGGTCGTCGTTCCTGCTTGCTATGTTAGTCGTCTGCGCTTCCTGCGAGTGTACGAAGTGCAATGACGCGGGCGAGCAGACGGATGCGGAACGGACCGCCACCGGCGACGACGCGCAGGCATTGATCAAAGATAACGGAGACCGGCAAGTGACGAATAAACCCGAGACGCCAAGCCACGATGCGGCCGGACGAAGTGCCCGGGCACGCCCTACGAAGCCACGCATCCCGCCGGTAAAAAAAGAGGACTGGTCGCCGAAGCAACAAGAGCTGCTGGCTCCCTTCGAACGGACTGGCCGCTTATTCAATGTATTCACGACGATGGCGAACCACCCCGACCTGGCCGAGGACTGGCTGACGTTTGCCACGCATATTTTGGGAAGTAATTCGTTACCGCCGCGCGATCGTGAGATTCTGATCCTGCGCATCGGCTGGCTTTGCAAGGCCGAGTACGAATGGGCCCAGCATGTGCGCATCGGGAAGGGGACCGGTCTATCGGAGGACGATGTGCGGCGCATTGCCGAGGGGCCTGACGCCGCGGGCCTTTCCGATCATGATCGCCTGCTGCTGCAGGCGACCGGCGAACTGCGCGATGATGCCTGCTTGAGCGATGAAACCTGGAGCCAACTTGCCAAGGACTATTCCACGCAGCAGATGATGGACCTGGTATTCACGGTCGGCCAGTACAACCTGGTGTCGATGGCATTGAACAGCTTTGGTGTGCAACTGGACGAAGGCTTGACGGGCTTTCCGCAATGAGTGTGATGGCCGTGCGGAGAGATTGTTTGAGCATTCAGCGTTACCTGGCCTCGGCAGTCGTGGTCACGGTGGTGTTGGCCGGCGCCGCACGGGCCGAACATGGTCGGTTTGATCGGACCACGCCCGACGCGCGCGAAGAAGCTTACATTTTCACGCCGGCAGGATTTGTTAGCGCAGGAAAGATGGCGACCGCCGACGCCGCGAATGCTGGGCGACTGCAGGTGACGATCGTTGATCGCGCAACGGGTAAGCCCACGCCGTGCCGAGTGAATGTCGTGGGGAGCGACGGCAATTTCTATCAGCCGCAGGATAATCCGCTGGCGGCGTATAGCTTGAATCAAAACTGGCCCGACGGTTTGGCCGGCAATCGGCCGGGCAAAGCACCGATCCGCTATTTCGGGCATTTCTTTTACACGCCCGGCGAGTTCTCCGTGGCGGTGCCGGCCGGCGCGGTGCGGATCGAGGTCTGGAAGGGTTTCGAATATCGGGTCGAGACGTTTTCGACGCGTATCGACAGCAAGCAACAGCGGGACGTGCGGATCGAGCTGTCGCGCGCCGTGCCGATGGCCGAACAGGGTTGGTACTCAGCCGATCCCCATTTGCACTTCCTTCGCACCAACGATGCCGACGACACGACGATCTTTGATTTGCTTGAAGCCGAAGACATCCGCCGTGGCATGATCCTGTGTTACAACGAGGACACTTCCGCCTATCAAGGGGCCATGCCGGCTCAGGCGACGCCGCAACTGCGCGGGTTGGGAATGCCGTCGGTCCGTGAGCGAGGCCCCTATTCGATCATTTCCGGGCAGGAATATCGCAACGGCGTGCTGGGGCATTTGAATCTTTTTCTGCGCGATCGGCTCTATCTCGAGGGGAGCCAGCTCGATCCGAATGTCGGGCCTCTGTTCGCCGCGGTTGGAGAAGAGACGCGACGGCAGGGGGGATATGCTTTTCACGCGCATGGCGGCTACGGTCTCGAGATTTGGGCGGACCTTGTGCAAGGTGCGACGACCGGTGTCGAGCTGTTGCAGTTCGGCATTTACCGCGGAATCGGCCTGGATGGTTGGTATCACGTGCTGAACGCGGGCTTTCGCTTTCCGGCGATCGGGGCAAGCGATTACCCGGCCTGTCGCAAGCTGGGAGACTGCCGGACGTATGTGCATATGGACGGCGCGGCAACTTTCCCGGCCTGGCTGCAAGGGGCCGCCGAAGGACGCAGCTTTATCACCAGTGGACCACTATTATTTTTCGAGGTGAACGACAAAAATCCCGGGGACGTGATCAACGTTGCAGCCGGACAGGCGAAACAGGTCCGCGCCAAAGTCCGCGTGCGCAGCGAAACGGCGCCGGTCACGAATCTACAATTGATCGTGAATGGTCAGGTCGCACGCGAGCTGGTCGTATCGCGTGAAGCAGGCACGGCGCAATGGCTGACGCTAGACGAGCCGATTGAATTGACGAGTTCGAGTTGGCTCGCGGCGCGAGCATTTTCGACGTCGCCCCTGGGTTCAGCAGATGCCGAAGCGCATACGAATCCGGTTTTTGTGTACTTCGACGGTCAGCCGCCGCGCGGCGTGGCGGACCTCGACTGGTTGCTGGCTCGCGTCGACGAGCAGATTGCCGATCATCAAGCGCGTACTGTGCCGGCGAAGCAGGCCGTCGTGGATTATTTCCGTCGCTCGCGAGAAATCCTTGTCGACCGGAAGCAGCAAATTGCGCGTGCGAAACCGACGACGCAAGCAAGCCTGGCTGACCTTCAATCCGCATTGGAAACGTCACTCTTGCCATCGGACACACCGCTGGCCGAGATACGTACGTTTGCCGAACCGAAAATCGTTGCGACGCCGCAGTTCAATGAACGTCGTGCGTGGGAAGACGAAGCTAGTCGATTGCGCAAGCAAATGCTTGAAGATGTTGTGTTTCGTGGCGGCGCCCGTGCGTGGCGTGACGCTGCTTGTCACGTCGAGTGGCTGGATACGATAGAGGGCGGCCCCGGCTATAGGATTCGCAAACTGCGCTACGAGGCATTGCCCGGCTTGTGGATTCCAGCACTGTTGTACGAGCCGGAAAAGATCACCGGCAAAGTTCCGTTAGTCCTGCATTTCAACGGCCATGAGCGCCTGGGCAAGGCGGTGGAGTACAAACAACTGCTGAGCATCAATCTTGCCAAACGCGGCATGCTGGTGCTCGATCCCGAGTGGCTCGGGATGGGACAGCTCGCGACGCCCGGCTTTTCGCACTACCGCATGAATCAGCTCGATCTGTGCGGTACGAGTGGACTGGCGCCGTTTTACCTGGCGATGTCGCGCCTGTTGGACTTGGGGCTGGCGCTACCGAACGCCGATCACGAGCGCGTCGCGGCGATGGGATTGTCGGGGGGCAGCTGGCAGACGATTCTGCTCTCGGCACTCGATCGGCGCGTGACGCTGGCCAATCCCGTGGCCGGCTACGGCGGCTTTCGCACGAATCTTCTTAACGACGATATGGGGGATTCCGAGCAAGCGCCAACCGACATGGCCGCGATCATCGACTATACGCACCTGACGGCGATGCGGGCTGGCCGTCCAACGCTGCTGACGTATAACGCTGGGGATGACTGCTGCTTCAAATCGGGGCATGCGCTGGCGCCGTTGTTGGCTGCCGCACAATCGGCGTTTGGACTTGTGGGGGCGGCGGACAAATTGCGATTCCACGTGAATCATGTGCCAGGGACGCACAATTTCGAGCAAGAGAATCGCGAGCAGTTTTATGCGTTGCTTGGTAACTATTTTTATCCGGGCGACGAACGCTTTGTTCGTTCGGAAATTCCTTCCCGAGAAAATCTGAAGGCCGCGGACGAACTGAACGTGCCGCTGACGGCGGAAAATCTTGATTTGCATCAACTGGCCCTGAACTTGTTGGCCGAGTTGCCCACCGCGGACGAGATACCAGACACTCGTGACAAGCTAGCCGTCTGGCAAGGTGAGCGGCGTGACCGGTTAAGGAAGTTCCTGAGGGTTCCCGTGTACGAGGTCGAAAGCGCCGCTGCAACTCCGCACGTCGCGGCTGGTTATCGCGTCACGTCGCGCTTGCTCGAATGTGGCGGGAGTTGGACCGTGCCCTGCGTCGAGTTCGACGTCCCAGGAATCGCCCCGCGTCGAACCGCAATCGTGATGGCGGATCTTGGCAAGGCGAGCGTCGCTGAAACGTCGCAGCGCCTGTTGGATCAGGGATGTCGCGTCTTGGCGCTCGATCCGCTCGGGCTGGGCGAGTCCAAGGTCGAAGCCCAGGATCCGAGCTACCTATACCCGTTGTTTTTATCAGCCGTGGGCGAACGCCCCTTGGGAATCCAGGCGGCGCAGTTGATGGGCATCGCCCGTTTCGCGCGTCATACCTGGCCGGACTCCGCGGTGACGATTATCGCCACGGGACCGAGGTCAGGCATGGCGGCATTGGTCGCAACGGCGCTCGAAGTCGATGCAATCAACGACGTGGAGTTGACCGAGAGCTTTGCAAGCCTGACCCAATTAATCGAGCAAGATAAGACGGTCGAAGAACTGCCTGAGTTGTTCGCCTTTGGGTTGATGGCGGAATTCGACGTTTCGTCGATCGCGGCACTGATCCCGCCGCGGCGGGTAACGTTCCTCGCCGCCGACAATCGAATGCGCCGTGAGTTTGCCCCGCTTAAGAAGCTCTACAGCGTATTGGGCATTTCGTTTGATCCCTGCGAGGAAAAGAGTCCATGACGTTCGTCCGGAAATACGGAGTAGCTCTCTGTGCGGCGTTAGTGTTGATGCCGCTGATCACAGAATTGCGCGCCGCGGAATCACGGCCGAATATCGTGCTGGCGATTGCGGACGATTGGGGCTGGCCGCATGCGAGCGCCTACGGGGATCGTGTCGTGAAGACGCCGACATTCGATCGCTTGGCTCACGAGGGGGTACTATTTGCCAACGCGTTCGTGTCGTCGCCATCGTGTACTCCTAGTCGTGGAGCGTTGATTACGGGGCAGCAATTCTGGCGGCTTAAAGAGGGAGGCAACCTACACTCGGTCTGGCCCGAGGGGAAGTTTCCTGAGTATCCGCAGATGCTCAGCAGGGCCGGCTATCACGTCGGCACGTATCGCAAAGCATGGGGGCCGGGGCGCGGCAGCCCGGGTGGCCAGCCGTACAAATCGGTGGATGCTTTTTTCAAGGCTCGTCCGGCCGGTCAGCCGTTCTGCTTCTGGTTTGGCTCGCCCGACCCGCACCGCCCTTATGAATTGGGAACCGGTGAGCGGTCAGGCATGGATCTTTCGCAGGTGCATCTGTATCCGCACTTTCCCGACGCGCCCGAGGTGCGTGGCGACGTGGCGGACTATTATTTCGAGATTCAACGATTCGATCGCGAGGTGGGCGAACTGCTAGCCAAATTAAAAGAACTTGGCGAATTGGAAAACACGCTGGTCGTCATGACCAGCGATCATGGCATGCCATTTCCGCGCGGGAAGACGAATCTTTATGATTGCGGTGTGCATGTGCCGCTGGCGATTCGCTGGTCGGGACGCGTGCCGGCCGGGCGGACAGTGACGGACCTGGTTTCGTTGACCGATCTGGCTCCGACATTTCTTACGGCTGTTGGCCTATCGGCGCCGCCGGAGATGACCGGGCGTAGTTTGCTGGCGCTGTTGCAGAGCGACAAGTCACACCGCGTCGAGGCGTCGCGCGATCACGTTTATTTT
This sequence is a window from Pirellulales bacterium. Protein-coding genes within it:
- a CDS encoding sulfatase yields the protein MTFVRKYGVALCAALVLMPLITELRAAESRPNIVLAIADDWGWPHASAYGDRVVKTPTFDRLAHEGVLFANAFVSSPSCTPSRGALITGQQFWRLKEGGNLHSVWPEGKFPEYPQMLSRAGYHVGTYRKAWGPGRGSPGGQPYKSVDAFFKARPAGQPFCFWFGSPDPHRPYELGTGERSGMDLSQVHLYPHFPDAPEVRGDVADYYFEIQRFDREVGELLAKLKELGELENTLVVMTSDHGMPFPRGKTNLYDCGVHVPLAIRWSGRVPAGRTVTDLVSLTDLAPTFLTAVGLSAPPEMTGRSLLALLQSDKSHRVEASRDHVYFGRERHVPAQEAPESGGYPMRALRTDRFLYIRNFKPERWPSGTPDHAKAFFTQAWLADCDNGPTKKYLWDHRDDPAVREKYVLCFGKRPAEELYDLQNDPDEMHNVADDPRFASEKADLAKRLLDELRATADPRVVGGGDEFDRYPYLGGGGGQWNQP